The Clostridium sp. AWRP genome has a window encoding:
- the dapB gene encoding 4-hydroxy-tetrahydrodipicolinate reductase, translating into MIKVGLIGLGKTGKYIAEAVLQQSNMKIVAAICSPNSEKRGMNLGELLGNSKTDVKITTSDELQATIFKTKPDVVVDFSNPQAAIKNAIILSEMKVNIVIGTTGFSKEHIEKLKNIPYKFKNGIVYAPNITLGVNVLMLLSNIAATILNNYDFQIVEMHYKNKKDSPSGTALKLYDEIEHGLQISGVENKPIPINSVRAGGIVGKHSVLIIGENDKIEISHESFSKKAFSLGALNAVNYIYKKSGYYEMKDVLNLKKILHEYIDSLDNEVVSYQI; encoded by the coding sequence TTGATCAAAGTAGGTCTAATCGGTTTAGGTAAGACAGGAAAATATATTGCGGAAGCTGTTTTACAACAAAGTAACATGAAAATAGTAGCTGCAATCTGCAGTCCTAATAGTGAAAAAAGGGGAATGAATTTAGGAGAGCTACTTGGTAATTCTAAAACAGATGTAAAAATAACTACTTCTGATGAGCTCCAAGCTACTATTTTTAAAACGAAGCCAGACGTTGTAGTAGACTTCTCAAACCCTCAAGCTGCCATAAAAAATGCCATTATACTATCAGAAATGAAAGTAAATATAGTAATAGGTACAACAGGTTTTTCAAAAGAACATATTGAGAAACTTAAAAATATACCTTATAAGTTTAAAAACGGCATAGTTTATGCACCAAACATCACTTTAGGAGTAAACGTTCTAATGTTACTAAGCAATATTGCAGCTACTATATTAAATAATTACGACTTTCAAATCGTAGAAATGCACTATAAAAACAAAAAAGACTCCCCTTCGGGAACTGCATTAAAATTATACGATGAAATAGAACATGGTCTTCAAATATCTGGAGTGGAAAATAAACCTATTCCAATAAATTCTGTACGTGCTGGAGGTATAGTAGGAAAACATTCAGTTCTTATAATTGGTGAAAATGACAAAATAGAAATAAGTCATGAATCATTTTCAAAAAAAGCTTTTTCACTAGGAGCTCTTAATGCAGTAAACTACATTTATAAAAAGTCCGGATACTACGAGATGAAAGATGTATTAAATCTAAAAAAAATACTTCATGAATACATTGACAGTCTAGACAATGAAGTAGTTAGTTATCAAATTTAA
- a CDS encoding TrkA C-terminal domain-containing protein: MSLQNVTKPVYQKIAIDIANRILDGDFSIGDKLHGRSSLSSHYNVSPETIRRAIMLLNEMDIVEVIKGSGIIVKSVDNCLKFINKFKDIGSMNKSKDEILDLLNDRNEIEKKIGEKINELLDYSNRFVNINPFMPFEFKIYKGLSVIGKTICESKFWQNTNATIIGIRREGNLILSPGPYAVFKEEDIFLAIGEEDVYYKIKKFLYGDNN, translated from the coding sequence ATGTCGTTGCAAAATGTTACAAAACCTGTATACCAGAAGATAGCAATTGATATAGCTAATAGAATATTGGATGGTGATTTTTCTATAGGGGATAAACTTCATGGTAGATCATCTCTTTCAAGCCATTATAATGTTTCTCCTGAAACTATAAGAAGGGCCATTATGCTTTTAAATGAAATGGACATTGTAGAAGTAATAAAGGGAAGTGGAATTATTGTTAAGTCTGTGGATAATTGTTTGAAATTTATAAATAAATTTAAGGACATAGGTTCTATGAATAAATCTAAAGATGAAATTTTAGATTTATTAAATGATAGAAATGAAATTGAAAAAAAGATTGGTGAAAAAATCAACGAACTTTTAGACTATTCAAATAGGTTTGTAAACATTAATCCATTCATGCCTTTTGAATTTAAGATATATAAGGGACTCAGTGTTATAGGGAAAACTATATGTGAAAGTAAGTTTTGGCAAAATACTAATGCTACTATAATAGGTATACGTAGAGAAGGAAATTTAATACTTTCTCCAGGACCTTATGCTGTATTTAAAGAGGAAGATATTTTTTTAGCAATAGGTGAAGAAGATGTGTATTATAAAATCAAAAAATTTCTTTATGGAGATAATAATTAA
- a CDS encoding Yip1 family protein, with the protein MSEENLEKNKDGILKNIIGVIVSPRETMERVNKNPKVWRYLIPVTLIQLIVAIIEIPKLTSFAVLQAQQVPNFSQAAIPIIKTGAIIFTVISALITPALFALIISAVIKLIASISKETGNFKNLYCINILAYVPVLIGGILTAIIMLFTEPQNIKNISTSLTLVLSSSTDMKSTIYKLFSCIDFFYIWSAVISTIGTSIVFKMKTKKAAIIVFVIYAAAVYVFKVLI; encoded by the coding sequence ATGTCAGAAGAAAATTTAGAAAAAAATAAAGATGGAATTTTAAAAAATATTATTGGTGTTATAGTTTCGCCAAGAGAAACTATGGAAAGAGTTAATAAAAATCCTAAAGTATGGAGATACTTAATACCTGTAACACTAATTCAGTTAATTGTTGCTATAATAGAAATACCCAAACTTACAAGTTTTGCTGTTTTACAAGCTCAACAAGTGCCAAACTTTTCTCAAGCTGCAATTCCAATTATAAAAACTGGGGCTATAATTTTTACGGTAATTAGTGCATTAATTACGCCGGCATTATTTGCATTAATAATTAGTGCTGTTATTAAACTTATAGCTTCTATTTCAAAAGAAACTGGAAACTTTAAGAATTTATATTGTATAAATATTTTAGCCTATGTTCCAGTTTTAATAGGTGGAATTTTAACTGCAATAATAATGCTTTTTACAGAACCACAAAATATAAAAAATATTTCAACCAGCCTTACATTGGTTTTAAGTTCATCAACAGATATGAAAAGTACAATTTATAAATTGTTTTCATGTATAGATTTTTTCTATATATGGAGTGCAGTGATATCAACAATTGGTACTTCCATTGTGTTTAAAATGAAGACAAAAAAAGCAGCAATTATAGTTTTTGTGATTTACGCTGCTGCAGTATATGTTTTTAAAGTTTTAATTTAA
- a CDS encoding efflux RND transporter periplasmic adaptor subunit, producing MKLKLNFVKDKKKLAIIVAVIFIITAIGISSYVKSRKSQGKKVTISKVIKRNIVQSTTVSGSIEPKYSNDITLNNTQKVAKVLVTEGQQVTKGDILVQMDTSDYDSELKKLKIDLKNAQNAVSQSQAVPGASKDNTGNQTDSIKAEIDNLNAKIEQSNIRANIDGRVMRVDAKENQVPKAGDMVIVDDISQYKVSIAMSQYDAMKVAKGQKAIVKIKGNDQKKYTGSVTDVGQIAQVKADAKATGQEAKVNVIVTLDKADDSIKVGYEADAEIVFNEKRNVVCMGFDSVKEEKGTKKKYVYIVNSKNKVSKRYISTGIETDDYMEVIDGLNEGEKYVSNPPDTLKNGDIVETQAGGNNK from the coding sequence ATGAAACTTAAATTGAATTTTGTAAAAGACAAGAAAAAATTAGCAATTATAGTAGCTGTTATATTTATAATTACAGCTATAGGAATATCTTCTTATGTAAAGTCGAGAAAATCACAAGGTAAGAAAGTAACTATATCCAAGGTAATCAAAAGAAATATAGTCCAAAGTACTACGGTTTCAGGAAGTATAGAACCGAAATATAGTAATGATATAACTTTAAATAACACCCAGAAGGTAGCGAAAGTTTTAGTAACTGAGGGACAACAGGTTACAAAGGGAGATATTCTAGTTCAAATGGATACATCTGACTATGATAGTGAACTAAAAAAGTTAAAGATTGATTTAAAGAATGCTCAAAATGCGGTATCACAATCGCAAGCAGTACCAGGGGCTAGTAAAGATAATACAGGCAATCAAACAGATTCAATTAAAGCTGAAATAGACAATTTAAATGCAAAAATAGAACAAAGTAATATAAGAGCTAATATAGATGGAAGAGTAATGAGAGTTGATGCTAAGGAAAATCAAGTGCCTAAAGCAGGAGATATGGTTATTGTGGATGATATTTCACAATACAAAGTTTCTATAGCTATGAGTCAATATGATGCTATGAAAGTTGCAAAAGGACAAAAAGCTATTGTTAAAATAAAAGGTAATGATCAAAAAAAATATACTGGTTCAGTTACAGATGTGGGACAAATAGCTCAAGTTAAGGCTGATGCTAAGGCTACCGGCCAGGAAGCTAAAGTAAATGTAATAGTGACTCTAGATAAAGCAGATGATAGTATAAAAGTAGGTTATGAAGCAGATGCAGAAATTGTATTTAATGAAAAGAGAAATGTAGTTTGTATGGGATTTGATAGTGTGAAAGAAGAAAAAGGTACAAAGAAAAAATATGTTTACATAGTGAATAGCAAAAATAAGGTTTCAAAAAGATATATAAGCACAGGTATAGAGACAGATGATTATATGGAAGTTATAGATGGTCTTAATGAAGGAGAAAAATATGTATCAAATCCTCCAGATACTCTTAAAAATGGAGATATTGTAGAGACTCAAGCAGGAGGGAACAATAAGTGA
- a CDS encoding ABC transporter ATP-binding protein — MIIKLENLVKIYDTGAVKLKALKEINLEIQKTEYVAIMGASGSGKSTLMNVLGCLDKLTDGKYYLDGVDISSLDDNSLADIRNKKIGFVFQAFNLLPKLTAIANVELPMMYAGVSKKEREKKAKWALDRVGLSHRLHHKPNEMSGGQKQRVAIARSLVNDPSIILADEPTGNLDSVSSEEIMEIFQQLNDEGVTIVMVTHEPDIAMHTKRTIVFKDGTIISDNPVEKRTIVGGQK, encoded by the coding sequence GTGATAATTAAATTGGAGAATTTAGTTAAGATATATGATACTGGTGCCGTAAAGCTTAAAGCTCTAAAGGAAATTAATTTAGAAATTCAAAAGACAGAATATGTAGCTATAATGGGGGCATCAGGATCAGGTAAGTCTACTCTTATGAATGTACTTGGTTGTTTAGATAAACTTACAGATGGAAAATATTATTTAGATGGTGTAGATATATCATCATTAGACGATAACAGTTTAGCTGATATAAGAAACAAGAAAATAGGTTTTGTATTTCAAGCATTTAATTTACTTCCAAAACTTACAGCTATAGCTAATGTGGAATTACCCATGATGTATGCAGGGGTATCTAAAAAAGAGAGAGAGAAAAAAGCTAAATGGGCTCTAGATAGAGTTGGATTATCTCATAGACTTCATCATAAACCTAATGAAATGTCTGGTGGACAAAAACAGAGGGTGGCTATTGCAAGATCTTTAGTAAATGATCCATCTATAATACTGGCAGATGAACCTACAGGAAATTTAGACAGCGTTTCCAGTGAAGAAATAATGGAGATTTTTCAGCAATTAAATGATGAAGGAGTAACTATTGTTATGGTTACACATGAACCTGACATAGCTATGCATACAAAAAGAACCATAGTTTTTAAAGATGGAACTATAATTTCAGATAATCCAGTAGAAAAAAGAACCATAGTTGGGGGGCAGAAATAA
- a CDS encoding ABC transporter permease, protein MNVEESFQSALQSIKSNKLRSFLTMLGIIIGISSVITIVSMGAGAKQYITGQFEGMGSNVINLQLNQSSDSAIQKRDYFTMDDVDLIKEKIPEVTSVVPTLGGDGNLKNENRSKRVQIVASTEGYNKLSNVKMVNGRFLKEHDVEVRSTAAIIDEKTAVKLFHNANDALGESIKLSSDDQDIDLNIVGVCKDPNGNLGSMSDNAPGTIFIPITIADRILTNTDIGYMSVMLSDMNKAEEISSKMVKILGNKHQNKNKYTAQTGFKELENLNKSLSVITGVLGAIAAISLLVGGIGVMNIMLVSVTERTREIGIRKAIGAKTRDIKVQFLMESIILCLIGGTIGTILGITIGKIAGSFLKMPVPVSFKIIFIAFSFSSAIGIFFGLYPASKAAKLDPIEALRYE, encoded by the coding sequence ATGAATGTTGAAGAAAGCTTTCAATCTGCACTACAAAGTATAAAATCAAATAAATTAAGATCTTTTTTAACTATGCTGGGAATAATAATTGGAATATCTTCTGTAATTACTATAGTATCTATGGGTGCTGGGGCAAAACAATATATTACAGGACAATTTGAGGGTATGGGAAGTAACGTAATTAATCTCCAGCTTAACCAGTCATCAGATAGTGCTATACAAAAAAGAGATTATTTTACTATGGATGATGTAGATCTTATAAAGGAGAAAATACCTGAAGTTACATCAGTTGTTCCTACGCTTGGAGGAGATGGAAACTTGAAAAATGAAAATAGATCCAAGCGTGTCCAAATCGTGGCATCAACGGAAGGCTATAATAAACTTTCAAATGTAAAAATGGTTAATGGAAGATTTTTAAAAGAACATGATGTAGAGGTAAGGTCAACTGCAGCAATTATAGATGAAAAAACAGCTGTAAAATTATTTCACAATGCAAATGATGCTCTTGGAGAAAGTATCAAATTAAGTTCAGATGACCAAGATATAGATTTAAACATAGTTGGAGTATGTAAAGATCCAAATGGCAATCTCGGGTCTATGTCAGATAATGCTCCCGGCACAATATTTATACCTATAACTATTGCTGATAGAATACTTACAAATACCGATATTGGTTATATGTCAGTAATGTTATCTGACATGAATAAAGCTGAAGAAATAAGTTCCAAAATGGTAAAAATTCTTGGAAATAAACATCAAAACAAAAACAAGTACACAGCTCAAACTGGATTTAAAGAGCTTGAGAATCTAAATAAATCATTATCTGTTATAACAGGTGTATTAGGTGCTATTGCAGCTATATCACTTTTAGTTGGTGGTATAGGTGTTATGAACATAATGCTTGTATCTGTGACAGAGAGAACTAGAGAAATAGGCATAAGAAAAGCTATTGGGGCAAAAACTAGAGATATAAAAGTACAATTTTTAATGGAGTCTATAATACTGTGTCTTATAGGTGGAACTATTGGAACTATATTAGGTATAACAATAGGTAAAATTGCAGGTTCTTTCTTAAAGATGCCTGTACCAGTGTCATTTAAAATAATATTTATAGCATTTTCATTTTCCTCAGCAATTGGTATATTCTTTGGGCTGTACCCGGCAAGCAAAGCAGCCAAGTTAGATCCTATTGAAGCTTTAAGATATGAATAA
- a CDS encoding sugar-binding transcriptional regulator, whose protein sequence is MIRRKLKYGSEFMDSEKQQLSIEAARLYYKSDYSQQQIASQLGISRPTVSRLLQYAKEKGFVKIDIVDPFDDLDNMSRQLKKKYKLRDVRVVFSPKDDYELIREYIGKEAAEYLSEILKNGDMLGVSWGTTMYEVAKNLEPKNLKGIEVIQLKGGISYSEVNTYAFETIELFAEAFHTIPRYLPLPVIFDNSTIKEMVEHDRNIKNIIEMGANANIAIFTVGTVRDEALLFQLGYLNESEKKKLKQEGVGDICSRFFDENGRICDEEINDRTIGISLENLKKKEKAILVAGGSHKVEAIKGALKGKNANILITDKYTARKLLK, encoded by the coding sequence ATGATTAGAAGAAAGTTAAAGTATGGGAGTGAATTTATGGACAGTGAAAAGCAGCAATTGAGTATTGAAGCAGCAAGGTTATACTATAAGTCAGATTATAGTCAACAGCAAATTGCATCCCAACTTGGAATATCAAGGCCTACTGTATCCAGGCTTTTGCAGTATGCTAAAGAAAAGGGATTTGTAAAGATTGATATTGTAGATCCTTTTGATGATTTAGATAATATGTCACGTCAATTAAAGAAAAAATATAAACTAAGAGATGTTCGCGTTGTTTTTTCGCCAAAGGATGATTATGAACTTATAAGAGAGTATATTGGCAAAGAGGCAGCAGAATATTTAAGTGAAATTTTAAAAAATGGTGATATGCTTGGAGTAAGTTGGGGAACTACTATGTATGAAGTTGCAAAGAATCTTGAGCCTAAAAATCTTAAGGGAATTGAAGTAATTCAGTTAAAAGGAGGCATTAGTTATTCGGAAGTAAATACATATGCTTTTGAAACTATTGAACTATTTGCAGAAGCATTTCATACGATACCAAGGTATTTGCCTTTGCCCGTGATTTTTGACAATTCAACTATAAAGGAAATGGTTGAGCATGATAGAAATATTAAGAATATTATAGAAATGGGAGCAAATGCCAATATAGCAATTTTTACGGTTGGTACAGTAAGGGATGAGGCATTACTATTTCAATTAGGATATCTAAATGAGTCAGAGAAGAAGAAGTTAAAACAAGAAGGTGTAGGAGATATTTGCTCAAGATTCTTTGATGAAAATGGTAGAATCTGTGATGAAGAGATAAATGATCGTACTATAGGTATATCACTAGAAAATTTAAAGAAAAAGGAAAAGGCAATTTTAGTTGCAGGGGGATCACATAAAGTAGAGGCAATTAAAGGAGCCTTAAAAGGGAAAAATGCTAATATATTGATTACAGATAAATATACTGCCAGAAAACTTTTAAAATAG
- a CDS encoding cytidine deaminase — protein MDYTNLVSKAFEGRKNAYAPYSNFKVGAAVLAEDGKVYTGCNIENASYGATNCAERTAIFKAISEGNRAIKAIAIVGVENDYTYPCGVCRQVIAEFASKDTEIILGKGEGEYIVKTLDELLPGAFTKEDLNK, from the coding sequence ATGGATTATACAAATTTAGTTTCTAAGGCTTTTGAAGGAAGAAAAAATGCTTATGCTCCTTATTCCAACTTTAAAGTTGGAGCAGCTGTACTTGCTGAAGATGGAAAGGTTTATACAGGTTGTAATATAGAAAATGCTTCATATGGCGCAACAAATTGTGCAGAAAGAACTGCAATATTTAAAGCTATATCAGAAGGAAATAGAGCTATAAAGGCAATTGCCATTGTAGGAGTAGAAAACGATTATACATATCCTTGTGGAGTTTGCAGACAGGTTATAGCAGAGTTTGCTTCAAAAGATACAGAGATAATACTTGGAAAAGGTGAAGGTGAATATATAGTTAAAACATTAGATGAATTATTACCAGGAGCTTTTACCAAAGAAGATTTAAATAAATAA
- the deoC gene encoding deoxyribose-phosphate aldolase, which yields MNIAKMIDHTLLKPETTKNQIIKLTEEAKKYNFASVCVNPTWVKLASEQLKGSEVKVCTVIGFPLGANTTETKVFEAKDAIKNGAQEVDMVINIGELKDKNDVYIENDIKSVVESAKGKALVKVIIETCLLTQEEKVRVCKIAKKAGADFVKTSTGFSKYGAKVEDVKLMRETVGKDMGVKASGGIHTKQEALDMIEAGATRIGASAGITIVSE from the coding sequence ATGAATATTGCTAAAATGATTGACCATACATTGTTAAAACCGGAAACAACAAAAAACCAGATAATTAAATTAACGGAAGAAGCAAAGAAGTATAATTTTGCTTCAGTTTGTGTAAATCCGACATGGGTTAAACTAGCAAGTGAGCAGCTAAAGGGGAGCGAAGTTAAAGTATGTACAGTTATTGGATTTCCTCTTGGGGCTAATACTACTGAAACAAAAGTGTTTGAAGCAAAAGATGCAATCAAAAATGGTGCACAAGAAGTTGATATGGTAATTAATATTGGAGAGTTAAAGGATAAAAATGATGTGTATATTGAAAATGATATAAAGTCTGTTGTAGAATCTGCAAAAGGAAAAGCGCTAGTAAAAGTTATTATAGAAACTTGTCTTTTGACACAAGAGGAAAAAGTTAGAGTTTGTAAGATAGCTAAAAAAGCAGGAGCAGATTTTGTAAAAACATCAACTGGGTTCTCAAAATATGGAGCCAAAGTGGAAGATGTTAAACTCATGCGTGAAACAGTAGGAAAAGATATGGGAGTTAAGGCATCTGGTGGTATTCATACTAAACAAGAGGCTCTAGATATGATTGAAGCGGGTGCAACCCGTATAGGTGCAAGTGCAGGTATTACTATTGTATCTGAATAA
- a CDS encoding nucleoside transporter C-terminal domain-containing protein yields MKFIIGIIGLAIVAGLALLGSNDRKSIKIKPIIIMVVLQFIFGFILLNTEIGNILVGGVANGFGALLKCASEGVNFVFGGMVNKGVTSVFFINVLMPIVFISALIGILQYCKILPFIIKYVGLALSKVNGMGQLESYNGIASAILGQSEVFISVKKQLGLLPKNRLYTLCASAMSTVSASVVGSYMLLIKPRYVVTALILNLFGGFIIASIINPYTVKPEDDILEVEEKEKQSFFEMLGEYIMDGFKVAITVGAMLIGFVSIIALINAIFKGICGISFQDILGYIFSPFAFFMGVPFNEAVKAGGIMAIKLVSNEFVAMTTLAQGNLGLSYRATAIVSVFLVSFANFSSIGIIAGAVKGLNEKQGNVAARFGLKLLYGATLVSVLTATIVGLIV; encoded by the coding sequence ATGAAATTTATTATTGGAATTATTGGACTAGCCATTGTAGCTGGACTTGCACTACTTGGCAGCAATGATAGGAAAAGTATAAAAATAAAGCCTATAATTATAATGGTTGTCTTACAATTTATTTTTGGATTTATTTTATTAAATACTGAAATAGGTAATATTTTAGTAGGTGGAGTAGCAAATGGTTTTGGAGCACTTCTTAAATGTGCATCAGAAGGTGTAAATTTTGTATTTGGTGGCATGGTAAATAAAGGAGTAACATCAGTATTTTTTATAAATGTTCTTATGCCAATCGTGTTTATTTCAGCTTTAATTGGTATACTGCAATATTGTAAGATACTACCTTTTATAATTAAGTATGTTGGATTAGCATTGAGTAAAGTAAACGGAATGGGCCAATTGGAATCTTATAATGGAATAGCATCAGCAATTCTTGGACAATCAGAGGTATTTATTTCAGTAAAGAAGCAGCTTGGATTATTGCCTAAAAATCGTTTATATACTCTTTGTGCATCAGCGATGTCAACAGTATCCGCATCTGTTGTTGGTTCTTATATGCTTCTTATAAAACCTAGGTATGTAGTAACAGCACTTATATTAAATTTATTTGGCGGATTCATTATAGCTTCAATTATAAATCCATATACTGTAAAACCAGAAGATGACATTTTAGAGGTTGAAGAGAAGGAAAAACAATCGTTCTTTGAAATGCTCGGTGAATATATTATGGATGGATTTAAGGTTGCTATTACAGTTGGGGCAATGCTAATTGGATTTGTCTCAATAATTGCATTAATTAATGCAATATTTAAAGGAATATGCGGTATTTCATTCCAGGATATTCTTGGATACATTTTCTCTCCATTTGCATTTTTTATGGGTGTACCATTTAATGAAGCAGTAAAAGCAGGAGGCATAATGGCAATAAAACTTGTATCAAACGAGTTTGTTGCAATGACTACACTTGCACAGGGAAACCTTGGCTTATCCTATAGAGCAACAGCTATTGTATCTGTGTTTTTAGTTTCATTTGCAAATTTCTCATCAATTGGAATTATAGCAGGTGCAGTTAAAGGATTGAATGAAAAACAAGGCAATGTAGCTGCACGTTTTGGATTAAAATTATTATATGGAGCAACACTAGTAAGTGTACTTACAGCAACTATTGTTGGATTAATTGTATAA
- the deoB gene encoding phosphopentomutase — MNEFKRIHVIVMDSVGIGEAPDSEKFGDIGVNTLAHIAEKKNGLNIPNMEAMGLSNIYEIKGVKKAHHPKAYFTKMQESSRGKDTMTGHWEMMGLYIDKPFRVFPNGFPDELIKKIEDFSGRKVIANRPASGTEIIKELGERQLKTGELIVYTSADSVLQIAAHEEVIPLDELYKICQYCRDITLDDPYKLGRIIARPYVGKTADTFKRTSNRHDYALKPFGETVMDCLKNAGLDSIAIGKIRDIFDGEGVTKAIRTKSNMDGMDKFISVLDEDFHGLSFTNLVDFDAVYGHRRNPIGYGDAIEEFDKRLTEVFEKLREDDLLIITADHGNDPTYTGTDHTREFVPLLVYSKRFEEGKDLGIRRTFSDLGATIADNFKVKMPKYGESFLQKLI, encoded by the coding sequence ATGAATGAATTTAAGAGAATACATGTAATAGTTATGGATTCTGTTGGCATTGGCGAAGCACCAGATTCAGAAAAATTTGGCGATATTGGTGTTAATACATTAGCGCACATTGCAGAAAAAAAGAATGGATTAAATATACCTAACATGGAAGCTATGGGATTATCTAATATATATGAAATCAAAGGAGTAAAAAAGGCTCACCATCCAAAAGCTTATTTTACAAAAATGCAGGAGTCTTCACGTGGAAAAGATACTATGACTGGTCACTGGGAAATGATGGGTCTGTATATTGATAAGCCATTTAGAGTTTTCCCTAATGGTTTTCCAGATGAATTAATTAAGAAGATTGAGGATTTCTCTGGAAGAAAAGTTATAGCAAATAGGCCGGCCAGTGGAACTGAAATTATAAAGGAACTTGGGGAAAGACAGCTTAAGACAGGAGAGCTTATAGTATATACATCTGCAGATTCTGTACTTCAAATTGCTGCACATGAAGAAGTTATACCACTAGATGAGCTATATAAAATATGTCAGTACTGTCGTGATATAACACTTGATGATCCATATAAATTAGGAAGAATAATTGCTAGACCATATGTTGGAAAAACAGCTGATACATTTAAGAGAACTTCAAATAGACATGATTATGCGTTAAAACCTTTTGGTGAAACAGTAATGGATTGTTTGAAGAATGCAGGTTTAGACTCAATTGCTATTGGAAAAATTCGAGATATATTTGATGGAGAAGGAGTTACAAAAGCAATTAGAACTAAATCAAATATGGATGGTATGGATAAGTTTATTTCTGTACTTGATGAAGATTTTCATGGACTCAGTTTTACTAATTTAGTTGATTTTGATGCAGTTTATGGACATAGACGTAATCCAATAGGATATGGAGATGCCATAGAAGAATTTGACAAAAGACTCACTGAAGTATTTGAAAAGTTAAGAGAAGATGATTTGCTAATAATTACAGCAGATCATGGTAATGATCCAACATATACTGGAACAGATCATACTCGGGAATTTGTACCTTTGCTTGTTTATTCAAAGAGATTTGAAGAAGGTAAGGATCTGGGAATACGCAGAACTTTTTCAGATTTAGGTGCAACAATTGCAGATAATTTTAAAGTTAAGATGCCTAAATATGGCGAAAGCTTTTTACAAAAATTAATATAA